The following coding sequences lie in one Polluticoccus soli genomic window:
- a CDS encoding RDD family protein, with the protein MENNLYLSRFWTRGWALLIDVIILGIFGFILGLTFKSFFISLGENAKIIGWLISLAYFTMLNSKINNGQTFGKKVMNIQVVDIYGNAVSLKASFVRAFILTTPFFLNGYSIPGAALFSVITTIQSTVVFTFSIGIILFYIINKETRQSIHDIIAKTYVAQVYRNDEVTLMPKIRKLSFYALTVLFLIGSAFTIYDFETDPKISKLIPVYENILKQGNVSEVSVFMNFEPSTDSTRTNRYAYTVTIKPTKYIEKSSRAEEYISRPEFKQTVETFINSKVYETDNDMLSVVVDSGFDIGIASQTSSFGIGKSIYEWKKIYSL; encoded by the coding sequence ATGGAAAATAACTTATACCTATCTAGATTTTGGACAAGAGGCTGGGCATTACTAATCGACGTAATTATTCTTGGAATTTTTGGATTCATACTAGGGCTGACGTTTAAAAGCTTTTTTATCTCGCTTGGTGAAAATGCGAAAATAATCGGGTGGTTAATTTCACTCGCTTATTTCACAATGTTGAACTCCAAAATAAATAACGGCCAGACTTTCGGCAAGAAAGTAATGAACATTCAGGTTGTTGATATTTATGGAAACGCTGTAAGCTTGAAAGCTTCTTTTGTCAGAGCGTTTATTTTAACAACGCCATTTTTTCTTAATGGCTATAGTATACCTGGGGCTGCTCTATTTTCCGTAATTACAACTATTCAATCTACAGTGGTTTTCACTTTCAGCATCGGAATAATTTTGTTTTACATTATTAACAAAGAAACCAGGCAGTCAATTCACGACATAATCGCTAAAACTTATGTTGCCCAAGTTTACAGGAATGATGAAGTGACACTAATGCCGAAAATCAGGAAACTGTCATTTTATGCTTTGACAGTGCTGTTTTTGATCGGCTCGGCTTTTACGATCTATGATTTTGAAACCGATCCTAAAATTTCAAAATTGATCCCAGTCTATGAAAATATTTTAAAGCAAGGCAATGTTTCTGAGGTGAGTGTTTTTATGAATTTTGAACCGTCAACAGACAGTACAAGAACCAATCGATACGCTTACACTGTAACAATTAAACCGACCAAATACATAGAAAAAAGCTCCCGGGCTGAGGAGTATATAAGTCGTCCCGAGTTTAAGCAAACGGTTGAAACCTTTATTAATAGTAAAGTTTATGAAACCGATAATGACATGTTAAGCGTCGTGGTGGATTCTGGATTTGACATCGGTATTGCCAGCCAAACCAGCTCGTTCGGTATTGGCAAATCCATATATGAATGGAAAAAAATTTACAGCCTCTAG
- a CDS encoding VOC family protein — protein sequence MALINPHINFNGNAEEAFTFYKSVFGGEFAKIIRFKDIASAEFPIPEKEENKIMHIELPIGKNVLMANDVPEVLGKVNENENRSKISISTESKEEADKLFNGLSAGGTVEMPIADSPWGSYFGMFRDKYGIEWMVEFASKNN from the coding sequence ATGGCACTTATCAATCCTCACATCAACTTCAACGGCAACGCCGAAGAAGCATTTACGTTTTACAAATCAGTATTTGGCGGAGAGTTTGCAAAAATTATTCGTTTCAAAGACATTGCAAGCGCTGAATTTCCCATACCTGAAAAAGAGGAAAATAAGATCATGCACATTGAATTGCCTATAGGTAAAAATGTGTTGATGGCAAATGATGTCCCCGAAGTCTTAGGAAAGGTAAACGAGAATGAGAACAGAAGTAAGATCTCGATCAGTACAGAAAGCAAAGAAGAAGCTGATAAACTATTCAATGGTCTCTCGGCAGGTGGAACAGTAGAAATGCCCATTGCAGACAGCCCCTGGGGTTCCTATTTTGGTATGTTCAGAGACAAATATGGCATTGAATGGATGGTAGAATTTGCCTCGAAAAATAATTAG
- a CDS encoding DUF6966 domain-containing protein produces MDTYRKALVILESLFRQSGNSHWAKWMMRDIYEWDTHRSTTHHRSAFGGMGSINDQPLGKISEEGCWKDTLFDYIKTISWTYATKGENEILVSPPPTFQITLCNNCGYLEITDLEIERFLAKRHLPALINTYLQQENFEDLLDVRQVLHSEEVEEERVALKQNYSKNKIAVTNRLDRIKTCPNCNTTHFTISTWHVTKNQPLEITMKKTWWRQLVDIFKG; encoded by the coding sequence ATGGACACTTATCGCAAAGCTTTAGTCATTTTAGAATCGCTTTTCCGCCAGTCAGGCAATAGCCATTGGGCAAAGTGGATGATGAGAGATATTTATGAGTGGGACACGCATCGAAGTACTACCCATCATAGGAGCGCGTTCGGCGGAATGGGATCAATAAATGATCAGCCACTTGGTAAGATTAGCGAGGAAGGATGCTGGAAAGACACATTATTTGACTATATAAAAACTATTAGCTGGACATACGCTACTAAAGGTGAAAACGAGATATTAGTTTCCCCACCGCCTACATTTCAAATCACGCTCTGCAACAACTGTGGCTATTTGGAAATTACTGATTTGGAAATCGAGCGTTTTTTAGCAAAAAGACATCTACCTGCATTAATCAATACTTACTTGCAGCAGGAAAACTTCGAAGATCTGCTTGATGTTAGGCAAGTATTGCACAGCGAAGAGGTGGAAGAAGAACGCGTTGCGCTTAAACAGAATTATAGCAAGAATAAAATTGCAGTTACAAATAGGTTAGACAGAATTAAAACATGTCCCAATTGTAACACCACGCATTTTACAATTTCAACTTGGCACGTCACCAAAAATCAGCCCTTAGAAATAACCATGAAAAAGACATGGTGGAGGCAATTGGTTGACATTTTCAAAGGGTAA
- a CDS encoding T9SS type A sorting domain-containing protein produces MKRLLFALLVCWGITMYASAQSIGPSTLNASGGSATIGGNSHDWSVGEMTLVSTFASGSIIVTQGVLQPNEPPLGVNDIALQNQLCIWPNPATSVVNMEYSATSSHSLTYHLTDINGKLLTSKTFNTSKGKNTEQINIASLPNASYMLEVTIQTAGNAVEKRSFKVVKL; encoded by the coding sequence ATGAAAAGACTATTGTTCGCCCTTCTTGTCTGTTGGGGAATCACAATGTATGCCAGTGCACAAAGCATTGGCCCGTCAACATTGAATGCAAGCGGAGGCTCTGCTACTATTGGTGGCAACTCCCACGACTGGTCAGTCGGTGAAATGACGCTTGTCAGCACCTTTGCGTCCGGAAGCATTATTGTTACTCAGGGCGTGCTGCAGCCCAATGAACCCCCGTTAGGCGTTAATGATATTGCGCTGCAAAACCAGCTGTGTATATGGCCAAACCCTGCTACATCGGTAGTAAACATGGAGTATTCAGCTACAAGCTCCCACTCGCTCACTTACCATCTTACTGATATCAACGGCAAATTATTAACGAGCAAAACCTTTAATACCAGTAAAGGGAAAAACACGGAGCAAATAAACATTGCGTCACTACCCAATGCGTCTTATATGCTTGAGGTAACTATTCAAACCGCAGGTAATGCGGTTGAAAAAAGATCTTTTAAAGTAGTAAAACTGTAG